The genomic DNA ATTCAAGTTGGATCGTCCGCATCCGGCTGGTTTCGACGGCAAGCACGTCTGCGGATCGGATCATCGCAACCCAACGGTAGGCGAGATCGTGAGCGTAGGCAAAAAATGGTCCCCCGTCTTCCCGTGTAACTGGAGGGCGATCGCTGTGCAAGAGGTCTCGCCGGTTGATGGCTTCTTTGCCGCGCGTGCAGGAAGAGGAGCGATGTCGAGCACCAAGGCGGTTCATTGTTTCGATTTCGGCTGATTTGCGTAAACACAAGCGAACACCTAACAGCGTTGACCGATCGCACAGGTTTTGCATTCGGCTTCCGTATTTGTGATATGTTAATTCGCTTCAGCGGGCTGTCTGCAATGGTTCCGTAGCGTCCGCCTGAAGAACGAATGATCCGCCACTGGGAAAGAACGACGAGGTTCCAGGCATCGCAAGCATGCGAGCGGCGGTTCAGGGTGGAAAACCAGAGCACTCGTAAATAAATGGATGATAACAATGATGAAGTCCGCAGCACTATTGGCCGCTCTGGTCGCCTTCCTCTCCTCTTCAACCGATGCGAGCGATCAGGAAACTACGCACAGTTTCTTGGCATGTGGGCAAAAGACTTACATCATGGACGACGACGGCAAGGTCAGCTGGACGTATCCAGCATCCACTCGCGACGGCTATGTGCTTCGCGACGGTACTGTCGTTCTGACGCTAAGCAAATCGAAGCGTTATCGCGGCGGAGCGGTTGTCAAAATTGCTCCCGACAAAACCGAAACGCTCCTTTGGGAAGGGACACAAACGGAAGTCAACAGCGCCCAGCCAACTCCTGAGGGGAATTTTGTCATCACCGAGGCGGGCGACAAACCACGCCTGCTCGAAATCGATTCGGAGGGTGAGATTGTTTTAGAGTTTCCGTTGGCGTGTCAAATGAAGAACCATCACATGCAGACGCGGATGGCTCGTAAGCTCGCCGATGGAACTTTCCTAGCACCGCATCTGTTGGACTTTGCCGTCTTCCACTATGGCAATGATGGTGAAGTCCTAAACAAGCTGGACACGACCGTGCCCGGTGATACCGAACACAAGATCCACAGCTGGCCGTTCACCGCGATCCGGCACGGCGACGGACACACTCTTGTATGCTGCACAAACGGCAATCGAGTCGTCGATTTCGACAGCGACGGCAAGATCGTTTGGACTCTGACCAACGATGATCTGCCGGGCGCCTGGCTTCAAGATCCCTGCGGCTCTCAGGTGTTGCCTAGCGGCAATATCGTCATCACCAGCTACGCCGCCGGACGCAAAGATCCAAACGCCCCGAAGCTGTTCGAAGTGACACGCGACAAGAAAGTCGTCTGGAAATACGTCGACGGGCAAAAGCCCGGAATCCATCATTTTCAATTGCTCACCACCAATGGCAAGCAGCTGCAAGGGCCTGTGCTTAAGTGAACGAATGACTGGCGAAGATGTATTTATCCTAGCCCAGGGCAAAGCGTTGCAAGCCCGGCGAGCGAAGCGCGGGCCTGCGGGAGCTCATCCGCCGATTACGTCGGCTAATCACCATCGTTTCGCTCGCGAATAACGCAAAGTTACGCGAAACAACGACAGGCAAAGTCTCATCCTGTCTTAGATCGATGTCGTCGCACGCTGCGTTGCTGCGGCGATCTCTTGCTCGATCGCGTCGAGAGGATTTAGGGGGCGAAGTGGTTCGTCGTACGGAGTGACTCGATTGGTTTGCGGATCCCAGTGAACTGGTCCGTAGCGGGCGGGAGCGGGGTGACCGCTGAGGATGTTTCCCATCGCATCGCCTTGGTTGTAATGCCAGAATTCGAACGGGAAGTGCATGAAGCCGTGAGCTTCCATGATTGCGGTGATCTCTAATCGGTTCTGCAGATCAGCGGCCTCGATAAACGGCGACCGCATCGGCGTTCGCTCGCTCATCTCCAGGTAAGGATTGCCACGCCAAACCTCGCTGCCGTCGTCGCGGCGGAAGACCGAGATATCAACAGCCGATCCCGACATGTGCGTCCCGATTTTAGGAATGTTGGCGATCAGTACCGTCGCCCGGCGAAAGACAAGGTCCGTCGGAGGCAGCTGGCCGTCGTTTTCCCAGATGCACTTCTTCAGGATCGCATCAAACAACTCCGGCTTGCGGACCAACTGACTCTGCATGTCCTGGGATCGATAGCCGTCTTCGATCTTCAAAATCCAGCCGCGATCGTTCATCGCACGACCGATGTCCAGCAGTTTGTTGACCAACCCTTCGCGGATGAAGAAGACACGCTCGAGTTCGCCAGCGATCTTCGATTCGGAGAACTGCATCTCGATACCAGCTCGTTCTGCCGCATCGGGCAGCGACGCGAAGCCCTCGCAACATTCGTGAACCTCGAAGGGGATGATCTGTTGGATCAGGTCGTAGCCCAGCTGCATTTGCTGAGCCCAATAGTCACGTCGCGAAGCGGTGTCCGAAGTTGTCTTCAATGGATCAATCCGTGATGTCGATTGGAGTTGTGGTGTCGTGAATGTTGGCCGTTGTACGGCTAAACGATGGTGTTACGGCGATACCGTGTTAGCAAGCTGCTCGATTTCATCATTTGTCAACGCACGATTGTAGACTCGTAGATCGCTCATCTTGCCGTTGAAGTAATCGTGCGCGCCGAAGCCGATCTGCAGCGGGCGGTCGTTTGAAATGTTGTAATCGTTCTCTTTATAAACAGCCGACGTTGCAACTTGTTTGCCGTTGACATGCAGCCGCAATTGCTTCCCGTCGCGTACCGCGGCCAAATGCACCCAACCGCTTGGCAAGGCATGATCGTAGCTGACGTTGCGGCCGATCTCGATCGAATGTACACGCCCCGAAGGCAACGTCCCGGCGAACAACCGGCCTTGGAATACGGCCATCGTCCACGTGCGGCGGTAGCGGACATCGGGTGTGTGATCCAGGCGTCCGACTTGCGTCCAATCTGGTTCGTCGAATCGATAGACTTCGGCCAGAGGCAAGGTGCCGCCATACATCTTGCCGTTGTAGACCATCAGCGGCATCGTCTCCAACTCTTCGCCCAGCTGCCCCGCAGGAAGCCAGTTCTTGCCGCCGCCCCAACGGAAGACTTTAGCGTTGGGCCACTCGCTGACATACAAATCGCCACGGTGCGTTGCAAAGCCATACGTTTGATTGGCACCTTCCAAAATGCCGAGGTGTTCCCATCGCTCGCCATCGTAACGATAGACGGCTCCTTCGTCGTATCCGCTGGCGAAGATCGCACCGTTGTAGACCGTCAGCGATTCGACCCGCTTACCATCGGGCGTGCCGCACGACGTCCACTCGGTCCCTCCTTCGTAGCGAAAGAAGCCAGCGGGAGCGTACAACGATCCGGCGTAGAGCTGTCCGCGATAGACCACCAAGCCGTTGATCGCTTCGGTCTCGGGCAGCGTGCCACAATAGGTCCAACTGTCATCGCCATCGTAGCGATAAACTTTACCGCCAAGGTTGGGGTTCTCCGATTCTTCCAACGACGATCCGCCCAAGCGATACTTGCTGACGCCGGCGTACAGCTTGCCGTCATAGACAGCGAACGCCGAGACCGCGTTGCATTTGTCGGGACTTCCACAATCGGTCCATGTTTTCCCGTCGTAGCGAAACACGCGTCCCGATTGCGTCGGGCCAGCTTCGCATGTTCCCGCAAACAACTGTCCCTGGTAGACCGCCATTCCAAAGATCATCACCGCGTTGCCGAGCTGCCCATGATCGGTCCACTGGCCAACTGGTGATCCGTTGTCGATTCCGAAGTGCAGATGGCGATCGTTCGCTTGCGACGAAGTGACGCCCGAGTAGTTCTGGATGCTGAAGTTGAACCCACGTCGGCTGATCGGATCATATTTACTGACAAGATCGCCCAGCACGTCATCCAATTCCGCGGCGGTATTCACCCACATGCCGATCGAAAAATCGTTCCCTGCAAGATCGAGCGACGGGCTGTCAGCGACTTCGACATAACTTTTGCGGCCATCAAAACCGCCCGCCGTCTCCGCTTTGCCATCGCGTCCGGAGACCTTGAGATCGACGCCACGATTTGTTCCGTGGTTCTCGTGCTCGGAGTGATCAGCAACATCGCCCGACAGTTTCCAGTGTCCGACAGGTCCCGGCGGATCTGCCAACGCAGAGGCTGTACAAAAGCTGCTCACGCAGAGGATCGCTGGAAACAGTTTCTGTCGCACAGTCATCGCAAGATGCTCCTTCAAGGGTAAGTCTCGTTGTCGTCTCGGCTCCGACTATAACCGCTTCGCCCGAAGGATGCGATCAACAACCGCTTTACGGTACAGCCATGCGGCAACGGGGATCTATGGAACGCATCAATGTTGGACGGGATGCTTCACGAAATTCAGCAGCCGCAGCATTTGTATGCGATCGATTCCCTTCGGTGCGCAACACATTCTGCCCTGAATCATTCTGCCCTGAATCATTCTGCCACAAATCATTCTGCCATAACTCATTCTGCCATAACTCATTCTGCCAAGAAATCAAACGAGAAAGCGTTGGCAGAATGAGGGTGGCAGAATGACTTGCATTCTTGGTTGTGGTCACAATAACGGGCCCGTTTGACAAACATCGCCAAGCGATCGCGAGGAAACGATGGTTGCAGAAGCGACCATCGGATCCCGGTTCCCTCAAAACAGAGTCCAGCATCATTTGCCTGCTGGGATTGTTTGCCTGTCCTCTGTTTCGGCTTTCCGAGCTCGAACCGGCGTTTCGGGATCGTTGTTCGCCATCGACGGAACAAGGATCAATTCGAGACCAACAGCGACAGAATCTGCAGCGGATCACGCGGGTTCGGCGAGTACTTTTCCGGTTCGGGCGTCCACGCGGTGCAGCCGACTCACATCTCCCAATGCCCCATCGACGTATTTTAAAGAGACTAACCAATACGGATTGTCGGGCACATTCGCCGCCACCATCTCTCGAAGAATTTCAGGATCGTGCACCCCATTCTCACTGTACAGTTTCGCGTAGAACTCCTGCTCACGACGAAGCTTCGGCGTATCGATGAAGACAGCCGAGCACTTGGTGCCTGGCGGAACGTTGCCGAAGTGATCGATCACAATCATGATCGCGGCTTTTTGATCGATTTCTCTGCTCGTCAACTCTCGCTCCTGACGCTCGACAACTGCGCAACTGAAAACCACAGCCCGCTCCGCAAGCCGTGCTGGCTTTACAGCAGTCTACCACAAACCGTATGCAAGCCAGAGTGAGGCTTCGCGGCCTTGGGCAGGCCGCCTTAGTGAGAGACATCACCATGCAGACGTACAGACTGCTATTACGGAGGCACTGAGTTTTGGTGGCGCGGTATTGAGCATGGATCAGCAGTCGCTGACGCTTACCGACGGCGGGCGCTCGGTGGTCCAGGCGGTCCGTTTGGCGGTCATTTCCAGATGCAGGGTCGCGCCGGCGGCGATGTCTTGCCAGCGAAGGTAGGGACGCTCCAGCGGTTTGCCGTTGAGTGTGGCTGAGGCGACGTATTTACGCTCCGCCGACGTTTCAGGTGCTTCGATCGTGAAGATGCTTCCATTTCCAATCCGCAATTGATCGGATCGGCTCGAACCACAAGGACCAGATTCCGATAGGGAAGACCGCTAAATGTCGACGTCGTATTCCAGTTTGCGTGAGGAATGCGTGCAACTCCCGATAGCAAAGACAGGAACGAATCGAATGAGCACCCTGTGCCCCCATTAGCCAGCAAATCCGCCCGTGGTCGATATCAGGCAAAAGGCAACTTCCGCACCAGTCGCCACTCAATCGCCCAATCTTCGCCCAACAAAACGCCCCAAACCACTGTCGCGGTGGGACTTACAGCGACACAGCAAAATGCAACCAGCAAGATCAAGCCCGTCGGAACCCAGCCCCAGTGCCTAACGAATAGGCACGCCGTTACGCTCCACGAGTCCTTGTAAGCTGCGTTGCCATTTGTTTTCGACGTTACGAATTCATCTGGGGCAAACAGTCCATCGCGTTATTCCAAAGGGGACACGTAGCCCTATCCACGCCTGTCGCACCAGCGCACAGCATGCCCCATAACAATTCCACAGCCAGTCGAGGCTGGAGTAATTCTCGGACGGTTGAAGGCGGGAGTGCACGACAGAAAGGCTGTGCCTGGACGTCACCGGGCATCGCAAACGTTTCGGTTGCCGCGGTAGAGCGATCTGCTTCGCTAGGTTTGTATTCGTTTGCCCGCGAATAACGCGAACATCCGCAAATTTGAACCGCACGCGTAGGCGGCTCTCGCTTTGTTCCCCCTGCATGACCGGTGCCCACGCAGACGTGGTAGACTTTGTCTCAAACAACGAAGATTCATCAACGGTTAGGAAGTTCACAAGTGAAGCCGGGGCTCTACGATCACCTACTGACGGAGGCTATCAAAGCGGAAATTGGTCGATTGGGGGACCCGCGATTGGTTTCGCTCGCACCGGTCGATACCGAAGAATCCCATGCCGCGCTCGCCCAGTATTTGGAACGACTGATCGCTTCACGTTTAGCGATGCATCGTGGTTCGGATGCCGCTGAGAAACAGCGGCAACTTGTCGAACGAATCATTGCGACACTGGCGGCATCACTTAACGAGCCTGCGACGGAAACGTTTAGCATTGCAACGCCGTTGCAGCGACTGCTGGCAATCCATCACTCAGCTGACGTTTCTAGCAACGAGCGTCCCGACAGCCCTTTGTCGCGGTCCACGCTGTTCACCGGAACGCGATTGGATGCGAGCCTGGGCAGCCAGCTGCGTAAGGAGATAGCGACCTGTGATCGCGTCGACGTTCTCTGCTCATTCATAAAGTGGAGCGGCCTGCGAGTCCTGCTTGACAATTTCCGCGAGTTGATTGAAAAGGCGAAAGGCGATGGGCCCGTGCTTCGCGTGATTACGACCAGTTATATGGGAGCTACGGATCCCAAAGCTGTCGAAGTGTTGCGTGAACTGCCCAGAACAGAGATACGTGTCAGCTACGACACGAAGCGAACGCGGTTGCATGCGAAGGCTTATCTCTTTCATCGCAACACCGGTTTCAGCAGCGCCTACGTTGGTTCGGCAAACTTGTCGAATGCAGCATTATCCGAGGGGCTAGAGTGGACTACCAAAATCAGCCAGTACGAACTGTCGTACCTCTGGGACAAGGTGACGGGCACCTTTGAGACGTACTGGCAAGACGATGAGTTTCAAGCATTTGACGAACATGCCATTCCGAGACTGCGTCGGGCGATCCAGCGGGAGCGCAATGTTGGTTCGGATTTAGGATTGGCAATCAATTTCGATTTGCGTCCGTTCCCGTTTCAAGAGGAAATATTGGATATCATTGCGGCCGAGCGTGACGTTCAAGGCAAGCATCGCCATTTGGTAGTTGCCGCGACCGGTACGGGCAAGACGATGCTTGCCGCATTCGACTACGCCCGTGTCGCTCAGCAACTCGGTCGTAAACCTCGGCTGCTATTTGTCGCTCACCGCAAGGAGATTCTCAGTCAGGCACTGACCTCGTTTCGCTGCGTCGTGAGGGATCAGAACTTTGGTGACCTGCTGGTAGATGGCAACGCCCCAGATCAGCACGATCATCTGTTCTGCTCCATCCAAAGCTACAACTCTCGTAATTTGAACGAGGAACCACCAGACCGGTTCGAATACATCGTGGTGGACGAATTTCATCATGCGGCCGCTCCTAGCTATCAAACGTTGCTCGGTCACATCGAACCAAAGATCTTACTCGGACTTACTGCGACGCCTGAACGTTCGGACCAATTGGATGTGCTGAGTTGGTTTGGGGGGCGTGCCAGCGCGGAGATAAGGTTGCCAGACGCGATCAACCGTCGACTGCTATGCCCGTTCCAATACTTCGGTGTCGCCGATTCGGTCGATCTCGCGGGGCTTACTTGGCAGCGTGGCGGGTACCGTGTCGATGATCTGGATCGGCTCTATACGGGGAACGATATCCGGGCCAAGCTGATCCTGGAAAAGCTCACCGATACCGTATTAGACGTTGCCGACCTACGCGGACTGGCGTTTTGCGTCAGTGTTGCCCACGCCGAATTCATGGCGAGATTCTTTGATGAAAATGGTGTGCCTTCGATCGCA from Rosistilla oblonga includes the following:
- a CDS encoding M15 family metallopeptidase, giving the protein MKTTSDTASRRDYWAQQMQLGYDLIQQIIPFEVHECCEGFASLPDAAERAGIEMQFSESKIAGELERVFFIREGLVNKLLDIGRAMNDRGWILKIEDGYRSQDMQSQLVRKPELFDAILKKCIWENDGQLPPTDLVFRRATVLIANIPKIGTHMSGSAVDISVFRRDDGSEVWRGNPYLEMSERTPMRSPFIEAADLQNRLEITAIMEAHGFMHFPFEFWHYNQGDAMGNILSGHPAPARYGPVHWDPQTNRVTPYDEPLRPLNPLDAIEQEIAAATQRATTSI
- a CDS encoding LamG domain-containing protein, whose translation is MTVRQKLFPAILCVSSFCTASALADPPGPVGHWKLSGDVADHSEHENHGTNRGVDLKVSGRDGKAETAGGFDGRKSYVEVADSPSLDLAGNDFSIGMWVNTAAELDDVLGDLVSKYDPISRRGFNFSIQNYSGVTSSQANDRHLHFGIDNGSPVGQWTDHGQLGNAVMIFGMAVYQGQLFAGTCEAGPTQSGRVFRYDGKTWTDCGSPDKCNAVSAFAVYDGKLYAGVSKYRLGGSSLEESENPNLGGKVYRYDGDDSWTYCGTLPETEAINGLVVYRGQLYAGSLYAPAGFFRYEGGTEWTSCGTPDGKRVESLTVYNGAIFASGYDEGAVYRYDGERWEHLGILEGANQTYGFATHRGDLYVSEWPNAKVFRWGGGKNWLPAGQLGEELETMPLMVYNGKMYGGTLPLAEVYRFDEPDWTQVGRLDHTPDVRYRRTWTMAVFQGRLFAGTLPSGRVHSIEIGRNVSYDHALPSGWVHLAAVRDGKQLRLHVNGKQVATSAVYKENDYNISNDRPLQIGFGAHDYFNGKMSDLRVYNRALTNDEIEQLANTVSP
- a CDS encoding glycoside hydrolase domain-containing protein yields the protein MRIGNGSIFTIEAPETSAERKYVASATLNGKPLERPYLRWQDIAAGATLHLEMTAKRTAWTTERPPSVSVSDC
- a CDS encoding DEAD/DEAH box helicase yields the protein MSQTTKIHQRLGSSQVKPGLYDHLLTEAIKAEIGRLGDPRLVSLAPVDTEESHAALAQYLERLIASRLAMHRGSDAAEKQRQLVERIIATLAASLNEPATETFSIATPLQRLLAIHHSADVSSNERPDSPLSRSTLFTGTRLDASLGSQLRKEIATCDRVDVLCSFIKWSGLRVLLDNFRELIEKAKGDGPVLRVITTSYMGATDPKAVEVLRELPRTEIRVSYDTKRTRLHAKAYLFHRNTGFSSAYVGSANLSNAALSEGLEWTTKISQYELSYLWDKVTGTFETYWQDDEFQAFDEHAIPRLRRAIQRERNVGSDLGLAINFDLRPFPFQEEILDIIAAERDVQGKHRHLVVAATGTGKTMLAAFDYARVAQQLGRKPRLLFVAHRKEILSQALTSFRCVVRDQNFGDLLVDGNAPDQHDHLFCSIQSYNSRNLNEEPPDRFEYIVVDEFHHAAAPSYQTLLGHIEPKILLGLTATPERSDQLDVLSWFGGRASAEIRLPDAINRRLLCPFQYFGVADSVDLAGLTWQRGGYRVDDLDRLYTGNDIRAKLILEKLTDTVLDVADLRGLAFCVSVAHAEFMARFFDENGVPSIALSAKSSDEERNTAQQKLRDRIVNFIFVVDLYNEGVDIPEVDTVLFLRPTESLTVFLQQLGRGLRLHPDKECLTVLDFIGTQRKEFRFASRFRALSGKPTAKLDAEIEAEFPHLPSGCVIKLERVAQQRVLENVRQSIRLIRPRMLGALRDLKQYLDRTPTIEDAIDYFDTSLDELLKRGLWSRLLADAKIGAQVVAPDEPQLAKGLCRLSHVNCPQQIAELKAYLVSSHPPSRTQMSTLIEMLHTALWGTQHVGMSLDEADQRLRANPSVVQDLSDILDYRLKHSPLIVSPTSPSYAPLAIHANYTRDEILVGLGHWRFNNRPSQREGVLHMKTRKLDVFFVTLQKSEDEYSPTTMYEDYLISHDLFHWQSQSNTSEQSPTGQRYIRHRERHYTPLLFVRETKTLTSGLAAPYHFLGPCHYVSHTGSRPISITWKLEHAVPTRLLRTMARQVAV